A portion of the Sphaerochaeta pleomorpha str. Grapes genome contains these proteins:
- a CDS encoding GNAT family N-acetyltransferase: MSQLATILGIVTVIIIHPMRNMLAFFVDTIIIPKRHPYQATIKNLSQKLTTIVDLKELGEEVVKNLSSGLKTEWVVFAVKQINDNDRFLMIANSKCPTKLKVDDPITFSFPQYVDEKLQRLRRENVSSILNVSPDEQKMQVSAQLPPADVLIPLVFRKQIAGYILIGYDYTKSLITEIEVEALEILAAQSSLSLENALSFEKLRIQGNELTMSKNKLEAIFNGIASPVCLIDIDYTIQEANSAAVTFFGNNKKDLIGNKCYRAFFHRTRPCPFCKALDCHHSGVVQETEADVSDKIYSFQYHNVLVPENSKSVFIEIINDITEQKHLQEELVRTEKMAGIGTLAAGIAHELNNPLAGISGTAEIMLSEVPQDSEHHEYLEDILSYSKTAADVIKELSIYSRKEVREIQEVEIVKILEFSLRLATRGIDSQNITIKRNYHALPFIEANEGEMQQLFLNLIVNAIQAMEGNGTLTLTCMEKDGFVFIKVADTGCGIAEENLNQIFTPFFTTKAPGTGTGLGLSNCYGIVEKMGGRIRVKSEEHVGSEFTTIFPLSEAGRDAIHFSLVTDQAGLNDVFFIQRKVLVGEKGYMEETIHRPEDEKATHILAFKGLQPVGTVSLMTSEVFWPLPISKYFDIESCLHSRNCSEIIRLAVLPEMRNTTASIGLLILIFLLARSKGVENLIIDVFADDEKTIKLYKKFGFIEVGTYNSPDAVTVLALQNKSTLETDQSQLRHFVKPLFKRLRTMFDFGDYTQLVLEEMDRILSEDVEIEKDEMSV, from the coding sequence GTGTCCCAGCTGGCAACGATTCTGGGAATCGTAACTGTCATCATTATCCATCCCATGAGAAATATGCTTGCCTTCTTCGTTGATACTATCATTATACCCAAGAGGCATCCTTATCAGGCAACTATCAAGAATCTCAGCCAAAAGCTGACAACTATCGTAGACCTCAAGGAACTTGGCGAAGAAGTCGTCAAAAACCTTAGCTCTGGGCTTAAAACCGAATGGGTAGTTTTTGCTGTCAAGCAAATTAATGATAATGACCGGTTTTTGATGATCGCAAACAGTAAATGCCCTACAAAACTCAAAGTAGATGATCCGATAACTTTTTCATTCCCCCAATATGTGGACGAGAAGTTGCAGCGACTTAGAAGGGAAAACGTTTCCTCTATTCTCAATGTCAGTCCTGACGAGCAAAAGATGCAGGTGAGTGCCCAACTTCCCCCCGCCGATGTGCTCATCCCGCTTGTTTTCAGGAAACAGATTGCCGGCTATATCCTGATCGGATATGACTACACCAAATCCCTGATAACAGAGATTGAAGTGGAAGCTTTAGAGATTTTGGCTGCGCAGAGTTCGCTTTCCCTTGAAAACGCCCTTTCGTTCGAGAAGTTGAGAATCCAGGGTAACGAACTGACGATGAGCAAGAATAAACTGGAGGCAATCTTCAACGGCATTGCTTCTCCCGTTTGCCTAATCGATATTGATTATACGATACAAGAGGCAAATTCGGCAGCCGTAACGTTCTTTGGCAATAACAAAAAGGATTTGATCGGCAATAAGTGCTATAGGGCTTTCTTCCACCGTACCAGACCCTGTCCTTTCTGTAAGGCCCTTGACTGCCATCACAGTGGAGTAGTCCAAGAGACAGAAGCCGATGTTTCAGACAAAATCTATTCTTTTCAATATCATAACGTACTGGTTCCCGAGAATTCCAAGAGTGTTTTCATTGAAATCATCAACGATATTACTGAACAGAAACACCTCCAGGAAGAACTTGTGCGCACCGAGAAGATGGCAGGCATCGGGACTTTGGCTGCCGGTATCGCCCATGAACTTAACAACCCCCTTGCCGGGATCTCGGGTACGGCAGAGATAATGCTGTCAGAGGTTCCCCAAGACAGTGAACATCATGAATACCTTGAGGATATCCTTTCCTATTCGAAGACGGCTGCCGATGTAATCAAGGAGCTTTCAATATATTCGCGTAAAGAGGTCAGAGAAATCCAGGAAGTTGAAATTGTCAAAATCCTGGAGTTCTCCCTTCGCCTTGCAACCAGGGGCATCGATTCCCAGAATATTACTATCAAGCGGAATTACCATGCCCTCCCGTTCATCGAGGCAAACGAAGGGGAAATGCAACAACTTTTCCTTAATCTTATTGTAAATGCTATTCAAGCAATGGAAGGAAATGGGACTCTGACCCTTACTTGCATGGAGAAAGATGGTTTTGTATTTATAAAGGTGGCTGACACAGGGTGTGGTATCGCGGAAGAGAATCTCAACCAAATATTTACGCCTTTTTTCACCACGAAAGCCCCAGGTACCGGTACAGGTCTTGGACTTTCTAACTGTTACGGTATAGTAGAAAAAATGGGGGGTAGAATCAGAGTGAAAAGCGAAGAACACGTTGGATCAGAATTTACGACAATTTTCCCACTGAGTGAAGCGGGAAGAGATGCTATTCATTTCTCCTTGGTCACGGACCAAGCAGGATTGAATGATGTTTTCTTTATCCAGAGGAAAGTCTTGGTTGGGGAAAAAGGCTATATGGAAGAGACTATCCATAGGCCTGAAGACGAGAAAGCCACGCACATCCTTGCCTTCAAGGGATTGCAGCCGGTAGGGACTGTTTCTTTGATGACCTCAGAAGTTTTTTGGCCATTGCCAATATCCAAATACTTTGATATTGAGTCATGTCTGCATTCGCGCAACTGCTCGGAGATTATCCGTCTGGCTGTTTTGCCTGAGATGCGCAACACGACAGCCTCCATTGGTCTTTTGATCCTGATCTTTTTGCTGGCCCGCAGCAAAGGGGTGGAGAATTTGATCATCGATGTGTTTGCCGACGATGAAAAGACAATCAAGCTCTATAAGAAATTTGGCTTTATCGAGGTGGGAACCTACAATTCACCGGATGCTGTCACTGTCTTGGCTCTGCAGAACAAGTCCACCCTGGAAACCGACCAGAGTCAGCTCAGACATTTTGTAAAGCCGCTTTTCAAGAGACTGCGTACGATGTTCGACTTTGGCGATTACACTCAGCTTGTACTTGAGGAAATGGACAGAATCCTCAGTGAAGATGTTGAAATCGAGAAAGACGAGATGTCTGTGTAA
- a CDS encoding ferritin family protein, whose product MDIFEIAIQMEKEGAVFYYDLADKAPTKGFKTIFKMLAEDEEKHQEVFTKLKNKSESVMVPTKVADKAMSIIRGFKKEDFEKEKAQMQVYERALNVEKMSIEFYEAQMGNLETEEMRKNVEEILNEEKRHYSMLEELIKMLSRPESWVENAEFGVREDY is encoded by the coding sequence ATGGATATATTTGAAATTGCAATCCAGATGGAGAAAGAAGGTGCTGTGTTTTATTATGACCTCGCTGATAAAGCCCCTACCAAGGGCTTCAAAACCATCTTCAAGATGTTGGCAGAAGACGAGGAAAAACACCAGGAAGTGTTCACGAAACTCAAAAACAAGTCAGAATCAGTGATGGTACCAACCAAGGTCGCAGATAAAGCTATGTCCATAATCAGAGGCTTCAAAAAAGAAGACTTCGAAAAGGAAAAAGCCCAGATGCAAGTATATGAGCGGGCTTTGAATGTTGAAAAAATGAGCATTGAATTCTATGAAGCCCAGATGGGGAATCTTGAAACCGAAGAAATGCGCAAGAATGTAGAAGAAATCCTAAACGAAGAAAAACGCCATTATTCGATGCTGGAGGAACTCATCAAAATGCTCAGTCGTCCTGAGTCCTGGGTAGAAAATGCAGAATTCGGAGTACGGGAAGATTATTAA
- a CDS encoding tocopherol cyclase family protein: MAKPSEVLAVIPGVAFGKNKEDRHAFIQVISSAEHRSWNIQFPFDSFKADKKRLLVEIEGNRFTPEEITLDLASDGLQLNGTARNLGLHPFPVTFKSPGIMGWYAYIPFMECFHGVVSTQHTLSGSLSLNGVETDFTGGSGYIEKDWGTSFPEAWVWLQSNCFPSKNVSCMLSVAKIPFLGKIFPGFLGFVQIGGELIRFGTYTGAKITKLESDETHARIQIQTKQQYIEFIAELGPTSKLAAPRQGKMERTILESILGTITVSVRDKDHTLVFQETGTHSGIELSEAKNLWM; this comes from the coding sequence ATGGCAAAACCTTCTGAGGTACTCGCAGTCATTCCAGGTGTAGCTTTTGGAAAAAACAAAGAAGATCGACATGCTTTCATCCAGGTCATAAGCAGCGCTGAGCATCGAAGCTGGAATATACAATTCCCCTTTGATTCCTTCAAAGCCGATAAAAAAAGATTGTTAGTCGAAATTGAAGGTAACCGTTTTACCCCCGAAGAAATAACCTTGGATCTTGCCTCTGATGGCCTGCAATTAAATGGAACTGCAAGAAACCTTGGGTTGCACCCCTTCCCCGTAACGTTCAAATCGCCAGGAATCATGGGATGGTATGCCTATATACCATTCATGGAGTGCTTCCATGGCGTGGTTTCGACCCAACATACGCTTTCAGGCTCGCTTTCTTTAAACGGTGTTGAAACAGACTTCACAGGAGGCTCGGGATATATAGAGAAAGACTGGGGAACTTCTTTTCCCGAAGCCTGGGTGTGGCTGCAATCGAATTGTTTTCCCTCAAAAAACGTTTCCTGTATGCTTTCAGTGGCAAAAATACCTTTTTTGGGAAAGATATTCCCAGGATTTTTGGGATTTGTACAAATCGGGGGAGAATTGATCAGGTTCGGGACCTACACAGGTGCAAAAATCACCAAACTCGAAAGTGACGAAACCCATGCCCGCATACAGATTCAGACGAAGCAACAGTACATTGAATTCATTGCAGAGCTTGGTCCTACCTCGAAACTTGCAGCACCCCGGCAGGGAAAAATGGAAAGAACCATTTTGGAAAGTATCCTGGGCACGATAACGGTCAGTGTCAGAGACAAGGACCACACCCTTGTATTCCAGGAAACCGGGACCCATTCTGGCATTGAACTCTCAGAAGCTAAGAATCTCTGGATGTAA
- a CDS encoding sugar phosphate isomerase/epimerase family protein — MRTLGIYYGFWTHDWDVDFLPFVSKVKELGFDQLEVNGGTLVSWKEADRLTLVEEARKEGILLSYGLGMTAEHDVSSPCEEIRQNGIRFMKDMIKMVGRMGGGMIGGSTYCSWPKQLPKGDSKKEYQDQSLKSMKELVKVAEDNEVILNLEVLNRFEQFLFNTCEEILPFVEEIGSPNCGILLDTFHMNIEEDSLPVAIQLAGSHLKALHIGETNRKPVGLGRQPWKEIRSALDAIGFDGPLVEEPFVLPGGQVGQDISVWRNLFDNPDLDKLAADSAAFARRTLIL, encoded by the coding sequence ATGAGAACCTTGGGCATTTATTATGGTTTCTGGACGCATGACTGGGATGTTGATTTCTTACCGTTTGTTTCCAAAGTAAAAGAACTCGGATTTGATCAATTGGAGGTAAACGGAGGTACCTTGGTCTCATGGAAAGAGGCTGACCGTTTGACCCTGGTCGAAGAGGCCCGTAAGGAAGGGATTCTCCTGTCCTACGGTTTGGGAATGACAGCTGAGCATGATGTATCCTCTCCCTGTGAAGAGATTCGTCAGAATGGTATCCGGTTTATGAAAGACATGATCAAGATGGTAGGGAGAATGGGCGGAGGCATGATCGGTGGATCGACCTATTGCTCCTGGCCTAAACAGCTTCCCAAGGGGGACAGCAAGAAGGAATATCAAGACCAGAGCCTGAAGAGTATGAAGGAGCTGGTAAAGGTGGCGGAGGACAACGAGGTCATCCTCAACCTCGAGGTTCTCAATCGCTTCGAACAGTTTCTCTTCAATACCTGTGAGGAAATCCTTCCTTTCGTTGAAGAGATTGGAAGCCCGAACTGTGGTATCCTGCTCGACACTTTCCACATGAACATCGAGGAAGATTCCTTACCTGTTGCCATACAGCTTGCAGGTTCCCATCTCAAGGCCTTGCATATCGGTGAAACAAACCGCAAACCGGTCGGACTGGGACGTCAGCCCTGGAAAGAGATCAGATCTGCCCTGGATGCTATCGGCTTTGACGGTCCTTTGGTGGAGGAACCTTTCGTTCTTCCCGGGGGACAGGTTGGTCAAGATATATCTGTGTGGCGCAATTTGTTTGATAATCCCGACTTGGATAAGCTTGCAGCTGATTCCGCGGCCTTTGCACGTCGCACCTTGATACTCTGA